From Streptomyces sp. TLI_053, a single genomic window includes:
- a CDS encoding HAMP domain-containing sensor histidine kinase yields the protein MADPARRGVLAALRRRADRLLRSPRVTAATERLAPRSVRTRTTIAACAAVAVVLLAASAAVVLLMRVNLHRTVETAAREQARTVAASAAQGPLPHVLPLGPGTDFVQVTDASGAVVAASQNLAGHPALTGTEDGHDSFDLGMLGDEHHQRVTTLTTGTPNGPVTVRVGASLHTADTAEDLTTAALGGLSAVLVATVGVVTWRATGRALRPVEAIRAEVATIGDRDLARRVPEPGSEDEIARLARTMNAMLDRLEAAGVRQRRFIADASHELRSPLAVLRTQLEVAHTHPDPGVRADMVAGALQDTDRLQSLAADLLLLARLDSTGHNGPAEELDLAELVRTCLDGRAPGRTEVVAELADGITVTGNPMWLGRLLTNLLDNAERHARRRVTVRLALDPETGRAVLDVADDGPGVPPAERAKVFERFTRLDDARSRDDGGTGLGLSIARDIAALHGGTLGIEDTPAGCAFRTRLPALPRTEARGR from the coding sequence GTGGCTGACCCCGCCCGCCGAGGGGTGCTCGCGGCCCTCCGCCGCCGGGCCGACCGGCTGCTGCGCTCGCCCCGGGTCACCGCCGCGACGGAACGGCTGGCACCCCGGTCGGTCCGCACCCGCACCACGATCGCCGCGTGCGCGGCCGTCGCCGTCGTCCTGCTGGCCGCCTCCGCCGCGGTGGTGCTGCTGATGCGGGTCAACCTGCACCGCACCGTCGAGACCGCCGCCCGCGAGCAGGCCCGGACGGTGGCCGCCTCCGCCGCCCAGGGACCCCTGCCGCACGTGCTCCCGCTCGGCCCCGGCACCGACTTCGTCCAGGTCACCGACGCGTCCGGAGCCGTGGTCGCCGCCAGCCAGAACCTCGCCGGCCACCCCGCCCTCACCGGCACCGAGGACGGCCACGACAGCTTCGACCTCGGCATGCTCGGCGACGAGCACCACCAGCGGGTCACCACTCTCACCACCGGCACCCCGAACGGCCCGGTCACCGTCCGGGTCGGCGCCTCCCTGCACACCGCCGACACCGCCGAGGACCTCACCACCGCCGCACTCGGCGGACTCAGCGCCGTCCTGGTGGCCACCGTCGGCGTGGTGACCTGGCGGGCGACCGGCCGCGCGCTGCGCCCCGTCGAGGCCATCCGCGCCGAGGTCGCCACGATCGGCGACCGCGACCTCGCCCGCCGGGTGCCCGAACCCGGCAGCGAGGACGAGATCGCCCGCCTCGCCCGCACCATGAACGCCATGCTCGACCGGCTGGAGGCGGCCGGCGTCCGCCAGCGGCGCTTCATCGCCGACGCCTCCCACGAACTGCGCAGCCCGCTCGCCGTGCTGCGCACCCAACTGGAGGTCGCGCACACCCACCCCGACCCCGGTGTCCGCGCGGACATGGTGGCCGGCGCGCTCCAGGACACCGACCGGCTCCAGTCGCTCGCCGCCGACCTGCTGCTGCTCGCCCGCCTCGACTCCACCGGGCACAACGGCCCGGCCGAGGAACTCGACCTCGCCGAACTGGTGCGCACCTGTCTGGACGGCCGGGCCCCCGGGCGGACGGAGGTCGTGGCGGAACTGGCCGACGGCATCACGGTGACCGGGAACCCGATGTGGCTGGGGCGGCTGCTGACCAACCTCCTCGACAACGCGGAGCGCCACGCCCGCCGCCGGGTGACGGTACGGCTCGCCCTCGACCCGGAGACCGGCCGGGCGGTCCTCGACGTCGCCGACGACGGCCCCGGCGTCCCGCCCGCGGAGCGCGCGAAGGTGTTCGAACGCTTCACCAGGCTCGACGACGCCCGCAGCCGCGACGACGGCGGGACCGGCCTCGGCCTGTCGATCGCCCGCGACATCGCCGCCCTGCACGGCGGCACCCTCGGCATCGAGGACACCCCGGCCGGCTGCGCCTTCCGGACCCGCCTCCCGGCCCTGCCCCGTACCGAGGCGCGGGGACGCTGA
- a CDS encoding response regulator transcription factor, with the protein MRVLVVEDEQRLALAVKHGLEAEGFAVDIVHDGLSGLARATEHAYDVIVLDIMLPGLNGYRVCSRLRAAGSDVGILMLTAKDGEWDEAEALDTGADDYLSKPFSFLVLVARLKALARRIGSRAPQRTVLGDLVVDSAARTCLRAGTPVALTPREFAVLDHLARRAGEVVSKREILDEVWDSGPDSGANTVEVHISALRRKIDTPFGRTAVQTVRGAGYRLAADGG; encoded by the coding sequence ATGCGCGTACTGGTGGTGGAGGACGAACAGCGGCTCGCCCTGGCGGTCAAGCACGGTCTGGAGGCCGAGGGGTTCGCCGTCGACATCGTCCACGACGGCCTGTCCGGGCTGGCGCGCGCCACCGAGCACGCCTACGACGTGATCGTTCTCGACATCATGCTGCCCGGTCTCAACGGTTACCGGGTTTGCTCCCGCCTGCGGGCCGCCGGCAGTGACGTGGGCATCCTGATGCTCACCGCCAAGGACGGCGAGTGGGACGAGGCCGAGGCCCTGGACACCGGGGCCGACGACTACCTCTCCAAGCCGTTCTCCTTCCTCGTCCTGGTCGCCCGCCTCAAGGCGCTGGCCCGCCGCATCGGTTCCCGAGCCCCCCAGCGCACCGTGCTGGGCGACCTGGTGGTGGACTCCGCCGCCCGCACCTGCCTCCGGGCCGGGACCCCGGTCGCTCTCACCCCGCGCGAGTTCGCCGTCCTGGACCACCTCGCGCGCCGGGCGGGCGAGGTGGTCTCCAAGCGGGAGATCCTCGACGAGGTCTGGGACAGCGGTCCCGACAGCGGGGCCAACACCGTCGAGGTCCACATCAGCGCCCTCCGGCGCAAGATCGACACCCCGTTCGGCCGGACCGCGGTGCAGACCGTGCGCGGCGCCGGCTACCGACTGGCGGCCGACGGTGGCTGA